One genomic region from Cetobacterium sp. ZOR0034 encodes:
- a CDS encoding dihydrofolate reductase, whose amino-acid sequence MISLIVAMDKNNLIGYNNYMPWNIPEDLKLFKEITTNNIVIMGRKTFESIGKALPDRINIVLTNNTNFTSNNIEVFNSPDKALEKAKHLQTQLNKKIFVIGGKSIYEYFFPQVEELHISHIKGDYSGDTHFPEIDLSTFTLIKQIEFNNFVYCHYLKNTCNF is encoded by the coding sequence ATGATTTCACTTATAGTTGCAATGGATAAAAATAACCTTATCGGGTATAACAACTATATGCCTTGGAATATCCCAGAAGATTTAAAACTCTTTAAAGAGATTACAACAAACAACATTGTAATTATGGGAAGAAAAACTTTTGAATCCATAGGAAAAGCTCTTCCTGACAGAATTAATATTGTTTTAACAAACAACACAAACTTCACTTCTAACAATATAGAAGTTTTTAATTCTCCAGATAAAGCTTTAGAAAAAGCCAAACATCTACAAACACAATTAAATAAAAAAATATTCGTTATCGGCGGAAAATCAATATACGAATATTTTTTTCCTCAAGTTGAGGAGTTACATATATCTCATATAAAAGGAGACTATAGTGGGGATACTCATTTCCCAGAGATAGATCTTTCGACTTTTACCTTAATCAAACAAATCGAATTCAACAATTTCGTATATTGTCACTATTTAAAAAACACTTGTAATTTTTAA
- a CDS encoding tRNA (cytidine(34)-2'-O)-methyltransferase → MNIVLMEPEIPYNTGNIGRSCVLTNTTLHLIKPLGFSLDEKQIKRSGLDYWDMIDLKVWENYEELRAAYPDSNFYFATTKTTQKYSDVKYAPNDFIVFGPESRGIPAEIREANAETCITIPMIKMGRSLNLSNSAAIVLYEALRQNDFDLGE, encoded by the coding sequence ATGAATATAGTACTAATGGAACCAGAAATTCCTTACAATACAGGAAACATTGGAAGAAGCTGTGTTCTTACAAACACTACACTTCATCTTATAAAACCTTTAGGGTTTTCTTTAGATGAAAAACAAATCAAAAGATCAGGTCTTGACTATTGGGATATGATAGACTTAAAAGTCTGGGAAAACTACGAAGAACTAAGAGCGGCATATCCTGATTCAAATTTTTATTTTGCTACAACAAAGACAACACAAAAATATTCTGATGTTAAGTATGCACCTAATGACTTCATCGTATTCGGACCAGAATCTAGAGGAATTCCTGCGGAAATCAGAGAAGCAAATGCAGAAACATGTATCACAATTCCAATGATAAAGATGGGAAGGTCATTAAATCTTTCAAACTCGGCTGCTATTGTTCTTTATGAAGCTCTTAGACAAAATGACTTTGATTTAGGAGAATAG